A genomic segment from Acidobacteriota bacterium encodes:
- a CDS encoding secondary thiamine-phosphate synthase enzyme YjbQ: protein MKSFREEILMNIPTRAALVNITPRVEDCLARSGIREGLCLVNAMHITASVFINDDERGLHQDYLDWLEDLAPHAPVSRYRHNRTGEDNGDAHLKRQVMGREVVVAVTGGKLDFGPWEQIFYGEFDGCRSKRILVKIIGD from the coding sequence ATGAAATCATTCCGTGAAGAGATCCTCATGAACATCCCCACCCGGGCGGCCCTGGTGAACATCACCCCGCGGGTCGAGGACTGCCTGGCCCGCAGCGGCATCCGGGAAGGGCTCTGCCTGGTGAACGCCATGCACATCACGGCCTCCGTCTTCATCAACGACGACGAGCGGGGGCTTCACCAGGACTACCTCGACTGGCTGGAGGACCTGGCCCCCCACGCCCCCGTCTCCCGGTACCGCCACAACCGGACCGGCGAAGACAACGGCGACGCCCACCTCAAGCGCCAGGTGATGGGGCGGGAGGTCGTGGTGGCCGTCACGGGTGGGAAGCTCGACTTCGGCCCCTGGGAGCAGATTTTCTACGGGGAATTCGACGGGTGCCGCTCCAAGCGCATCCTGGTCAAAATCATCGGGGATTGA
- a CDS encoding sulfite exporter TauE/SafE family protein: MNGFILGLANGATCVGYCAPVLVPWLLSGGGKVLWNALALAGFLGGRLLGYLLFAAVAWWVKGFVTLRGLGAPWVLGVVNLALAGALIVYGLRKPRPRCAAEGALKRLPPGSARAVWFPALLGLLTGFNFCPPFFAAAAEAVQTGSLAGCLLFFLAFFAGTSVFFVPLPFVGALSRFEGARMVGGLAALLVGLYYLYRGAILVIGGLIVYGQSPR, from the coding sequence GTGAACGGATTCATCCTCGGACTGGCCAACGGCGCGACGTGCGTGGGGTATTGCGCGCCCGTGCTTGTTCCCTGGCTGCTGTCCGGGGGCGGCAAGGTGCTCTGGAACGCCCTGGCGCTGGCCGGCTTCCTGGGCGGGCGGCTGCTGGGCTACCTGCTCTTCGCTGCCGTCGCCTGGTGGGTGAAAGGGTTCGTGACCCTTCGGGGGCTCGGGGCCCCCTGGGTCCTGGGGGTCGTCAATTTGGCCCTCGCGGGGGCGCTGATCGTGTACGGCCTGAGAAAGCCCCGCCCGAGATGCGCGGCGGAGGGCGCCCTGAAACGGCTTCCGCCGGGGTCGGCGCGGGCCGTGTGGTTTCCCGCCCTGCTCGGCCTCCTCACTGGGTTCAACTTCTGCCCGCCCTTCTTCGCGGCCGCGGCGGAAGCGGTCCAGACCGGGAGCCTGGCCGGTTGCCTCCTCTTCTTCCTGGCGTTCTTCGCCGGGACCTCGGTGTTCTTCGTGCCCCTCCCCTTCGTGGGCGCCCTCAGCCGTTTCGAGGGCGCCCGGATGGTGGGGGGGCTGGCGGCGCTCCTGGTGGGTCTTTACTACCTCTACCGCGGAGCGATTCTCGTGATCGGAGGTCTCATCGTCTATGGACAAAGCCCTCGCTGA
- a CDS encoding carboxypeptidase regulatory-like domain-containing protein translates to MRVFLAACVLAMIVPVLPAASWQGNPSRCELKGRVRSLTGEPVDQAEVQLYNELWQGKPLRTARSDSRGQFGLAGVPAGKYILRVVKSGLEPVAYKVTVSVGMPPLTVTMKAAEPEPSGDAWSVNSVLRSKGDGKGPGTTAGPRTDAGTGPGSAASRGKVDAPSEFSPGKSASSAGLATVFGKPDTLLTVVEPSGKLSRFVVTGVYSPGRGDRVVFRDLGRARSPATGEPDAGAPASGAGDGAPVIQHSGVTAPAVTARVLDALNPIRSINAGIQEHFHINGPLSMVYAFDFFRGDSVKREVSVNPRFQVLFEPSETPTFRFGAVGGGTGVPKPDAPFSSSLSTFSGGTFPVPPPAAAGTRFASGPDLPSGPMETRRFRAFLDEIATSGRPFVAILKRPGKSDFQFSGPAAARETGPGILRFDLSRQWARALPSSVVYVYDLNSTPAPAPLAEPEAPTEALRRSFFSAFSSAMNARLPEAPSGNAPGSAAFAPREAPSFRPIEPLSTLKAPGDRSFGLFLREATPLNEQNFGQWDSIFDMRMLLAYGVKAWETPSGDLILVYSPREGR, encoded by the coding sequence GTGAGAGTCTTCCTGGCCGCCTGCGTCCTGGCGATGATCGTCCCGGTTCTCCCGGCCGCGTCCTGGCAGGGGAACCCCTCGCGATGCGAGCTGAAGGGCCGGGTCCGGAGCCTCACCGGGGAGCCCGTCGACCAGGCCGAGGTGCAGCTTTACAACGAGCTGTGGCAGGGCAAGCCGCTCCGGACCGCGCGATCGGACTCCCGGGGCCAGTTCGGCCTCGCCGGCGTCCCCGCAGGGAAGTACATCCTCCGGGTCGTGAAAAGCGGCCTCGAACCGGTGGCGTACAAGGTGACGGTGAGCGTCGGCATGCCCCCGCTCACCGTCACGATGAAAGCCGCCGAACCGGAGCCGTCCGGCGACGCCTGGAGCGTGAATTCCGTCCTCCGCTCCAAGGGGGACGGGAAGGGGCCCGGGACAACCGCCGGCCCCCGGACGGACGCCGGGACCGGTCCCGGTTCGGCGGCATCCCGCGGCAAGGTTGACGCGCCTTCCGAGTTCAGCCCCGGGAAGTCCGCTTCGTCGGCGGGCCTGGCCACCGTCTTCGGCAAGCCGGACACCCTTCTCACCGTCGTGGAGCCGTCCGGAAAACTGTCCCGGTTCGTGGTCACCGGGGTGTACTCCCCCGGAAGGGGCGACCGGGTTGTTTTCCGGGATCTCGGTCGCGCCCGGTCCCCGGCGACGGGCGAGCCCGACGCCGGGGCGCCCGCCTCGGGGGCGGGGGACGGTGCGCCGGTCATCCAGCACTCCGGGGTGACGGCCCCCGCGGTGACCGCCCGTGTCCTGGACGCCCTGAACCCCATCCGTAGCATCAACGCCGGGATCCAGGAACACTTCCACATCAACGGTCCCCTCTCCATGGTCTACGCTTTCGATTTCTTCCGGGGCGACTCCGTGAAGCGGGAGGTTTCCGTCAACCCCCGTTTCCAGGTCCTCTTCGAGCCCTCCGAGACCCCGACCTTCCGCTTCGGCGCCGTGGGCGGCGGCACGGGGGTCCCCAAGCCCGACGCCCCATTTTCAAGCTCGCTCAGCACCTTCTCCGGCGGTACCTTCCCGGTGCCGCCCCCGGCGGCCGCGGGCACGCGTTTCGCCTCCGGCCCCGACCTGCCGTCCGGCCCCATGGAAACCCGCCGCTTCCGGGCGTTCCTGGACGAGATCGCCACCTCGGGGCGCCCTTTCGTGGCCATCCTCAAGCGGCCCGGGAAGAGCGATTTCCAGTTTTCGGGGCCTGCCGCCGCCCGGGAGACCGGGCCCGGCATCCTTCGCTTCGACCTGTCACGGCAGTGGGCCCGGGCCCTCCCCTCCTCGGTGGTCTACGTGTACGACCTGAACAGCACCCCCGCCCCCGCGCCCCTCGCAGAGCCGGAGGCCCCCACCGAAGCCCTCCGCCGGAGTTTTTTCAGCGCCTTCTCCAGTGCCATGAACGCCCGCCTCCCCGAGGCCCCGTCCGGAAACGCCCCCGGTTCGGCCGCGTTCGCGCCCCGGGAGGCCCCGTCCTTCAGACCCATCGAACCGCTCTCCACCCTCAAGGCCCCGGGAGACCGGTCCTTCGGGCTCTTCCTTCGGGAAGCCACCCCCCTGAACGAACAGAACTTCGGTCAGTGGGACTCCATCTTCGACATGCGAATGCTGCTGGCTTACGGGGTCAAGGCCTGGGAAACACCCTCCGGGGACCTGATCCTGGTGTACTCCCCCCGCGAAGGCCGCTGA
- a CDS encoding competence/damage-inducible protein A → MTANVHLFAIGSELLLPGREDTNTVYLRRRLRELGLRVDGILVVGDDENALIQFLDTASRRSRIVLTTGGLGPTEDDVTRKALNRFLKKTPRYDEAVRAHIEAFFAARKMKMPESCLKEALVPTGCRVLMNDVGTAPGIWLEERGCLFVLLPGPPREMSAMFEGKVVPLLAEKFGCRKLFQKRLKLVGIGESLADQAASPVYRQYKDVETIILSRPGEIELIFTLTGEGASPDTLDKLVKEVQAGPLRPHVFSTEGKTMEEVVGDLLKARKLTLGVAESCTGGLLSKRLTDLPGSSAFFVGGAVCYDNRLKTHLADVPPELLEARGAVSSGVAAAMAAGIRRKTVSDASIGITGVAGPGGGTPDKPVGTVYIAVCLGDKSLVKKYLFPGDRERVRAQAAQTALDLLRRLLTGEDIPISDTSPTLRIGSKGDALPPLGSKAER, encoded by the coding sequence GTGACGGCCAACGTGCATCTGTTCGCGATCGGGTCCGAGCTGCTCCTGCCGGGGCGCGAAGACACCAACACGGTTTATCTCCGCCGGCGGCTCCGGGAGCTGGGCCTTCGGGTGGACGGCATCCTCGTGGTGGGCGACGACGAGAACGCCCTCATCCAGTTCCTGGACACCGCCTCCCGGCGCTCGCGGATCGTGCTGACCACGGGCGGGCTCGGGCCCACCGAGGACGACGTCACCCGGAAGGCCCTGAACCGCTTCCTGAAGAAAACCCCACGGTACGACGAGGCGGTCCGGGCCCACATCGAGGCCTTCTTCGCCGCGCGGAAGATGAAGATGCCCGAGAGCTGCCTGAAGGAGGCCCTGGTGCCTACCGGGTGCCGGGTCCTGATGAACGACGTGGGGACCGCCCCGGGGATCTGGCTGGAGGAGCGCGGGTGCCTCTTCGTCCTGCTCCCGGGCCCCCCCCGGGAGATGAGCGCCATGTTCGAGGGCAAGGTGGTGCCCCTCCTCGCGGAGAAGTTCGGGTGCCGGAAGCTCTTTCAGAAACGGCTGAAACTGGTGGGGATCGGCGAGTCCCTGGCGGACCAGGCGGCGTCCCCCGTCTATCGGCAGTACAAGGACGTGGAGACCATCATCCTCTCCCGGCCCGGGGAGATCGAGCTGATCTTCACCCTCACGGGGGAGGGGGCCTCGCCCGACACCCTGGACAAGCTGGTGAAGGAAGTCCAGGCGGGGCCCCTGCGCCCCCACGTCTTCTCCACCGAGGGGAAAACCATGGAGGAAGTCGTCGGCGACCTGCTGAAGGCGCGGAAACTGACCCTCGGCGTGGCGGAGAGCTGCACGGGCGGGCTCCTGTCGAAGCGGCTCACCGACCTTCCGGGCAGTTCCGCCTTCTTCGTCGGCGGCGCCGTCTGCTACGACAACCGGTTGAAAACCCACCTGGCGGACGTCCCCCCGGAACTCCTGGAGGCCCGGGGCGCCGTCTCCTCCGGCGTGGCGGCCGCCATGGCCGCGGGCATCCGCCGGAAGACCGTCTCCGACGCCTCCATCGGGATCACCGGGGTCGCCGGCCCGGGGGGCGGCACGCCGGACAAGCCGGTGGGGACCGTCTACATCGCCGTCTGCCTCGGGGACAAGAGCCTGGTGAAAAAGTACCTCTTCCCGGGGGACCGGGAGCGGGTCCGGGCCCAGGCGGCCCAGACCGCCCTGGACCTGCTCCGCCGCCTCCTCACGGGCGAGGACATCCCCATCTCCGACACCAGCCCC
- a CDS encoding protein kinase yields the protein MKNELLVLLVVFLFIALIFWITAFCLLFFPSLKAPFDLMFGGFPVYGSISARPALYFLGFTLINAVLLYGLYRMFKARTAAAHVPTRELAEYYLHKGKEDKAIAIYAALEMWPEVADLRVKRREYALAVEACNRMGEAGLQRTAELYELMGDANRARVSASETGKFFLNRQDWEKAAKMLFKAGEKDKALLCLEKDIEFSKKSLNPDQWKEKVRRAVEVAAEHNDFNRAGRYCELVADTQSALAYYEKAQNYIRAAQLLIRDERYDEAIDTLDLISPDEPDHAEALALIGKVHFNREMYIDAMKFLVDFFKKTKVCDERLEEFYMMGVTLEKLGKLKQARDVYVRINSMKPYYMNVDMRIEAIDQKGEETASLSEILDKDMEVKDLEAGGEAPLRVGERYGELEELGRGGAGVVYRAMDRLLDRPVALKQLPEAVADDPGRLQAFFKEAKAIAKLNHPNIVGIYDILKVGSFYYLVMEFVKGVSVEKLVAGKCPASIRLSLHIARHTLQALGFAHRNHVVHQDIKPANIMLTDDKIVKLMDFGIASMKDELPDHSVDIVMGTPKYISPEQLQGRPADERSDIYSFGITFYEMLTGVLPYPDEGILRHHLVTPAVPPRVHVREIPEDLETIVLKCLAKKPEERYQSVPELLDDLKDLIRKIETKR from the coding sequence ATGAAAAACGAACTCCTCGTTCTCCTCGTCGTCTTTCTCTTCATCGCCCTGATCTTCTGGATCACCGCGTTCTGCCTGCTCTTCTTCCCGTCCCTGAAGGCCCCCTTCGACCTCATGTTCGGGGGCTTCCCCGTCTACGGCTCCATCTCCGCCCGACCCGCCCTGTATTTCCTCGGCTTCACCCTGATCAACGCCGTCCTCCTGTACGGCCTGTACCGGATGTTCAAGGCCCGGACGGCCGCCGCTCACGTCCCCACCCGGGAGCTCGCCGAGTACTACCTCCACAAGGGGAAGGAGGACAAGGCCATCGCGATCTACGCCGCCCTGGAGATGTGGCCGGAGGTGGCGGACCTTCGGGTGAAACGCCGGGAGTACGCCCTGGCCGTGGAGGCCTGCAACCGCATGGGTGAGGCCGGCCTGCAGCGCACGGCCGAGCTTTACGAGCTGATGGGCGACGCGAACCGCGCCCGGGTGTCGGCGTCGGAGACCGGGAAATTCTTCCTGAACAGGCAGGACTGGGAGAAGGCGGCCAAGATGCTCTTCAAGGCCGGGGAGAAGGACAAGGCCCTGCTCTGCCTCGAGAAGGACATCGAGTTCTCCAAGAAGTCCCTCAACCCCGACCAGTGGAAGGAGAAGGTGCGCCGGGCCGTGGAGGTGGCCGCCGAGCACAACGACTTCAACCGCGCGGGGCGCTACTGCGAGCTGGTGGCCGACACGCAGTCCGCCCTCGCCTACTACGAGAAGGCGCAGAACTACATCCGGGCCGCCCAGCTGCTGATCCGGGACGAGCGCTACGACGAGGCCATCGACACGCTGGACCTGATCTCCCCCGACGAGCCTGACCACGCGGAGGCCCTCGCCCTGATCGGGAAAGTCCATTTCAACCGCGAGATGTACATCGACGCCATGAAGTTCCTGGTGGACTTCTTCAAGAAGACCAAGGTCTGCGACGAGCGCCTGGAAGAGTTCTACATGATGGGCGTCACCCTGGAGAAGCTGGGCAAGCTCAAGCAGGCCCGGGACGTCTACGTCCGCATCAACTCCATGAAACCCTACTACATGAACGTGGACATGCGGATCGAGGCCATCGACCAGAAAGGGGAGGAGACGGCGTCGCTGTCAGAGATCCTGGACAAGGACATGGAGGTCAAGGACCTGGAGGCCGGCGGCGAAGCCCCGCTCCGGGTCGGTGAGCGGTACGGCGAGCTGGAGGAACTCGGCCGCGGCGGGGCGGGGGTGGTTTACCGGGCCATGGACCGGCTCCTCGACCGCCCGGTGGCCCTCAAGCAGCTTCCCGAAGCCGTGGCGGACGACCCCGGGCGCCTCCAGGCCTTCTTCAAGGAGGCGAAGGCCATCGCCAAGCTGAACCACCCCAACATCGTCGGCATCTACGACATCCTCAAGGTGGGGAGCTTCTATTACCTGGTCATGGAGTTCGTCAAGGGCGTCAGCGTGGAGAAACTGGTGGCCGGGAAGTGCCCCGCCTCCATCCGGCTCTCCCTCCACATCGCCCGGCACACGCTGCAGGCGCTGGGGTTCGCCCACCGCAACCACGTGGTCCACCAGGACATCAAGCCCGCCAACATCATGCTGACCGACGACAAGATCGTCAAGCTCATGGACTTCGGCATCGCCTCCATGAAGGACGAGCTGCCCGACCACTCCGTGGACATCGTCATGGGCACCCCCAAGTACATCTCCCCCGAACAGCTCCAGGGGAGACCCGCGGACGAGCGGAGCGACATCTACTCCTTCGGGATCACCTTCTACGAAATGCTCACCGGCGTGCTCCCCTACCCCGACGAGGGCATCCTCCGCCACCACCTGGTGACCCCTGCCGTGCCGCCCCGGGTCCACGTGCGGGAGATCCCCGAGGACCTGGAGACCATCGTCCTCAAGTGCCTGGCCAAGAAACCCGAGGAACGTTACCAGTCCGTCCCCGAACTGCTGGACGACCTCAAGGACCTGATCCGAAAGATCGAAACGAAGCGATGA
- the hutU gene encoding urocanate hydratase yields the protein MTEFTPIVAPRGNPMSCKGWLQEAAYRMIQNNLDSEVAERPADLVVYGGIGKAARNWDCYRAILRSLQALENDETLLVQSGKPVGVLRTHEMAPRVLIANSNLVGNWANWEEFRRLDKLGLMMYGQMTAGSWIYIGTQGILQGTFETFAAVGRQHFGGDLAGKFLLTGGCGGMGGAQPLAAVMAGAACLVVEVDPSRIHKRLETGYIDRISHRLDEALAWIDAAKERREPLSVGLVGNCAEVLPELVSRGVTPDVLTDQTSAHDPLNGYIPAGFSLEQAAELRAADPDEYIRRAVDSMGVHVQAMLEMMRRGAVTFDYGNNIRAQALKAGVTDAMGFPGFVPAYIRPLFCEGKGPFRWVALSGDPRDIAVTDDAVLRIFPENESLARWIRLAREKVHFQGLPARICWLGYGERDKMGLEFNRLVRDGKISAPVVIGRDHLDCGSVASPFRETEAMKDTTDAVADWPILNALVNAVSGAAWVSFHHGGGVGMGYSLHAGQVTVADGSAQAELRLSRVLTNDPGMGVLRHVDAGYELAEQTADRYGVKVPMRG from the coding sequence ATGACGGAATTCACCCCCATCGTCGCCCCGCGCGGGAACCCGATGAGCTGCAAGGGCTGGCTCCAGGAAGCCGCCTACCGGATGATCCAGAACAACCTCGACAGCGAGGTGGCCGAGCGGCCCGCCGACCTCGTGGTGTACGGCGGGATCGGGAAGGCCGCCCGGAACTGGGACTGCTACCGGGCCATCCTGCGATCCCTTCAGGCCCTGGAGAACGACGAGACGCTCCTGGTCCAGTCGGGGAAGCCGGTGGGCGTCCTGCGGACCCACGAGATGGCCCCCCGCGTCCTCATTGCCAACTCCAACCTGGTGGGGAACTGGGCCAACTGGGAGGAGTTCCGGCGGCTCGACAAGCTCGGGTTGATGATGTACGGGCAGATGACGGCCGGCAGCTGGATCTACATCGGAACCCAGGGGATCCTCCAGGGTACCTTCGAGACCTTCGCGGCGGTGGGCCGGCAGCACTTCGGCGGCGACCTGGCCGGCAAGTTCCTGCTCACCGGCGGTTGCGGCGGCATGGGCGGCGCCCAGCCCCTGGCCGCCGTCATGGCGGGCGCCGCCTGCCTGGTGGTGGAGGTGGACCCCTCCCGCATCCACAAACGCCTGGAGACCGGATACATCGACCGGATCTCCCACCGCCTGGACGAGGCCCTCGCCTGGATCGACGCGGCGAAGGAGCGCCGGGAGCCCCTGAGCGTCGGCCTGGTGGGGAACTGCGCCGAGGTCCTGCCCGAACTGGTCTCCCGGGGCGTCACCCCCGACGTTCTCACCGACCAGACCAGCGCCCACGACCCGCTGAACGGGTACATCCCCGCCGGGTTCTCGCTGGAGCAGGCCGCCGAACTGCGCGCCGCGGACCCCGACGAGTACATCCGCCGCGCCGTCGACTCCATGGGGGTTCACGTCCAGGCCATGCTGGAGATGATGCGGCGCGGCGCCGTCACCTTCGACTACGGCAACAACATCCGCGCCCAGGCCCTCAAGGCGGGCGTCACGGATGCCATGGGCTTCCCGGGTTTCGTCCCGGCCTACATCCGCCCGCTCTTCTGCGAGGGGAAGGGGCCGTTCCGCTGGGTGGCGCTCAGCGGCGACCCCCGCGACATCGCCGTCACCGACGACGCGGTGCTGCGCATCTTCCCGGAGAACGAGTCCCTGGCCCGGTGGATCCGCCTGGCCCGTGAAAAGGTACACTTCCAGGGCCTCCCCGCCCGGATCTGCTGGCTGGGCTACGGGGAGAGGGACAAGATGGGCCTGGAGTTCAACCGGCTGGTCCGGGACGGCAAGATCAGCGCCCCCGTCGTCATCGGCCGCGACCACCTGGACTGCGGGTCGGTGGCCTCCCCCTTCCGCGAGACCGAGGCGATGAAGGACACCACGGACGCCGTGGCCGACTGGCCGATCCTCAACGCCCTGGTGAACGCCGTCTCGGGGGCGGCCTGGGTGTCCTTCCACCACGGCGGCGGGGTCGGGATGGGGTACTCCCTGCACGCCGGCCAGGTCACCGTGGCCGACGGCTCGGCCCAGGCCGAACTTCGGCTGAGCCGGGTGCTGACCAACGACCCGGGCATGGGCGTGCTGCGGCACGTGGACGCCGGCTACGAACTGGCCGAACAGACGGCGGACCGTTACGGGGTCAAGGTCCCCATGCGGGGCTGA
- a CDS encoding 4Fe-4S binding protein, which yields MDKALAESAPARGKPLGVSLLLASLMFLLSAFMFVGPRLSPDGRLNLRPNEAIAMGITLVTAAVLFFRMIRTGRTDRYRAIFFVAFAVLFVVEFTAQLVELRGTTELSRTEMMEGRTPFCHIVIPQTLIPAALTRTIIFPGSMLEGFAAVGSMLVLWIVVTLALGRGWCAWGCFYGGMDDGFSRLRKRPVIRKIDRRWRYLPFALLLVVALWAALSLSPVYCEWLCPFKAVTEHEAVTSTLLLVQTVVFVALFLGLVVILPWLSRKRVQCGLFCPFGAFQSAGNWVDPVNVRIDREKCVDCGRCARACPTFSLDTESISAGKARLTCVKCGKCMDECPRGAISYHVKGTPPGSRPFLARLLFVFPAFFFLVVIGGGSIMNGLSRILLFLQTGRMIH from the coding sequence ATGGACAAAGCCCTCGCTGAGAGCGCGCCGGCCCGGGGCAAGCCCCTCGGGGTCAGCCTGCTGCTGGCTTCCCTGATGTTCCTTCTCTCCGCGTTCATGTTCGTCGGCCCGCGGCTCTCGCCGGACGGCCGGCTCAACCTCCGGCCGAACGAGGCCATCGCGATGGGGATCACCCTGGTCACGGCCGCCGTGCTGTTCTTCCGGATGATCCGCACCGGGCGCACGGACCGCTACCGGGCGATCTTCTTCGTCGCCTTCGCGGTCCTTTTCGTCGTCGAGTTCACGGCCCAGTTGGTCGAACTGAGGGGGACCACCGAGCTGTCCCGCACGGAGATGATGGAGGGGCGCACGCCGTTCTGCCACATCGTCATCCCCCAGACCCTCATCCCGGCCGCCCTCACCCGGACCATCATCTTCCCGGGCAGCATGCTGGAGGGTTTCGCGGCCGTGGGCTCGATGCTGGTGCTGTGGATCGTCGTCACGCTGGCCCTGGGCCGAGGCTGGTGCGCCTGGGGGTGCTTCTACGGCGGGATGGACGACGGTTTTTCCCGGCTGCGGAAACGCCCGGTGATCCGAAAGATCGACCGGCGGTGGCGCTACCTCCCCTTCGCGCTGCTCCTGGTGGTGGCCCTCTGGGCGGCCCTGTCGCTCTCCCCCGTCTACTGCGAGTGGCTGTGCCCCTTCAAGGCCGTCACCGAGCACGAGGCCGTCACCAGCACCCTGCTGCTGGTCCAGACCGTGGTCTTCGTGGCCCTCTTCCTCGGCCTGGTGGTGATCCTCCCCTGGCTGAGCCGCAAGCGGGTCCAGTGCGGTCTCTTCTGCCCCTTCGGCGCCTTCCAGTCCGCGGGGAACTGGGTGGACCCCGTCAACGTCCGCATCGACCGCGAGAAGTGCGTCGACTGCGGCCGCTGCGCCCGGGCCTGCCCCACCTTCTCCCTGGACACCGAGAGCATCAGCGCCGGCAAGGCCCGCCTCACCTGCGTCAAGTGCGGCAAGTGCATGGACGAGTGCCCCAGGGGCGCCATCTCCTACCACGTCAAGGGGACCCCGCCCGGCTCGCGGCCCTTCCTCGCCCGCCTCCTTTTCGTCTTCCCCGCCTTCTTCTTCCTGGTGGTCATCGGCGGCGGGAGCATCATGAACGGCCTGTCCCGAATCCTCCTGTTCCTCCAGACCGGCCGGATGATCCACTGA
- a CDS encoding class I SAM-dependent methyltransferase, translated as MSEKGEKHSDAVLAILSKGFPRGFWKNAFAGLDLTPGENILDLGAGRGTRTAVMASRVGPQGKVTGIEISPAFRGDFLKLAGRFPNMSLKMARIDGQFSFPEPFDRVTLFFSLHRFEQHQRILILQNAYECLRPNGRLSILDWNEMRFSAAPRILRSVLKRFECPQAIDFMEREWKEVLGAYRFRDFREIFFFNGRVRLLQAART; from the coding sequence ATGTCCGAAAAGGGCGAGAAACACTCTGACGCCGTGCTGGCGATCCTTTCGAAGGGATTCCCGAGGGGATTCTGGAAGAATGCCTTCGCCGGCCTCGACCTCACCCCGGGGGAGAACATCCTGGACCTCGGCGCCGGCCGCGGGACCCGCACCGCGGTCATGGCCTCCCGGGTCGGGCCCCAGGGGAAAGTGACGGGCATCGAGATCTCCCCCGCCTTCCGGGGGGACTTCCTCAAACTGGCCGGGCGCTTTCCCAACATGAGCCTCAAGATGGCCCGGATCGACGGGCAGTTCTCTTTCCCGGAGCCCTTCGACCGGGTCACGCTGTTCTTCTCGCTTCACCGCTTCGAACAGCACCAGCGGATCCTCATCCTGCAGAACGCCTACGAGTGCCTGAGGCCCAACGGCAGGCTGAGCATCCTCGACTGGAACGAGATGCGGTTCTCTGCGGCGCCCCGGATCCTCCGGAGCGTCCTGAAACGCTTCGAATGCCCCCAGGCCATCGACTTCATGGAACGGGAGTGGAAGGAGGTCCTCGGGGCCTACCGGTTCCGTGACTTCCGGGAGATCTTCTTCTTCAACGGCCGGGTCCGGCTGCTCCAGGCCGCCAGGACCTAG